From Thunnus maccoyii chromosome 21, fThuMac1.1, whole genome shotgun sequence, the proteins below share one genomic window:
- the LOC121888576 gene encoding uncharacterized protein LOC121888576: MDLELLLNASDKDSFEVPESPGVRSFRQPRLRSSVSLIPASRPSSSVDDGIVEPSIPSGSRGRSRTRRPKEATYSRRSLQPRSRSRSPPKRSSHRAQRSPRLRCTDRSSAPNMSEWTVARLKHFLSQNNIPFHRTDNKARLFQLYTNSLKDSTLSRPSSHDLPGSRRRARDDVHDITARRSATRTPSSSATSASLVQSASNPMQALSAPQPFPPPTFSSAALTSHAYTFHQPSIPSSSSAPISAAPSLPAIPAAPPPAPTTAAAQTAQTTAGPSSSTSYTQPVPPLPSFHPPCLLPYPPAPHDPHSSITRTTAPAPPYPTALHTASLGLFLAPTPPSSSYTLATAQPPVRPLASARPSPVSPTLRQQILTGNYIDLAQLIHPTSITPHIPRELLTSFGPLELKQPLPARSKDLTVAEFAFAFSLYRDIICSAFPDRRSELDDYLSLILDLALRFGGNGFYTYHILFASQAAGRLQQFNQGTYWGTLDHELYCQVFAVCASLHCETCGAPSHPAAACTLSAPLPRASVTDKQSPATPHYLPSVAPPPSITPKPALDHPSILGPLPKGTDRRGRPVLYQGGRMICNNFNDLSCRSSSCKFLHTCSFCGGAHARATCPHNPTKQQLCKHLNTPVNINALATALQNHPDTQFVNFLIQGFTYGFHPGLQAMPESTHICNNLQSALSEPTTVDRLLQKEVDDAFMIGPFSSPPFPSFRVSPIGVATRKYSGKKRLIIDLSSPHGSTVPSINSLIPSLDFSMQYATIDHAISLIRLAGQGAWLSKADITSAFKVLPIHPDYWHLFGVSWKGAYYFAVRLTFGCKSSPKIFDSLSEALCWILSNNYKLPYVIHLLDDFLTVTPPSSPPSYGLTTMISAFTDLGVPLSPEKTEGPSTSLEFLGITLNSITLQASLPTEKLHRISLLIQNFLMANTCTKRQLLSLLGHFNYATRIIPQGRSFLSHLLSIATAVPSIHDHVQLDSACKMELKMWHQFLSSWNGISFFYDVHVTDANDIQLYTDAAPSVGFGGYYGGRWFSAEWPPDFSSLAPSSTISEMYPIVIAAILWGHEWSKKTIAIHSDNSAVVDILNKGRSHNLDIMQFVRKLTLVSAQHQFIIRALHIPGHKNAIADSLSRFMFQKFRQLAPASNPLPTPVPPFSATIYN; encoded by the coding sequence ATGGACCTCGAACTGCTTCTCAACGCTTCGGACAAGGACTCGTTCGAAGTCCCGGAGTCCCCCGGCGTCCGATCTTTCCGGCAGCCTCGCCTGCGCTCCTCGGTTTCCCTCATCCCGGCCTCTCGGCCCTCATCCTCCGTCGACGACGGTATCGTCGAGCCCTCGATCCCCAGCGGCTCCAGGGGAAGGTCCCGTACTCGGCGTCCGAAGGAAGCTACTTATTCCCGACGCTCACTCCAGCCTCGCTCGAGATCCCGGAGCCCGCCCAAGAGGAGCAGCCACCGCGCGCAGCGCTCTCCTCGCCTCCGGTGTACGGACCGCTCCTCGGCCCCAAACATGTCCGAGTGGACCGTCGCTCGCTTAAAGCATTTCCTCAGCCAAAATAACATTCCTTTCCACCGCACCGACAACAAGGCAAGACTGTTTCAATTATACACAAACTCCCTGAAGGACAGCACTCTCTCCCGTCCATCTTCCCACGATCTTCCGGGTTCCCGACGTCGCGCGCGCGACGACGTCCATGACATCACGGCACGTCGCTCCGCCACACGCACACCTTCCTCCTCAGCAACCTCAGCCTCCCTAGTACAGTCCGCTTCTAACCCTATGCAGGCGCTCTCTGCTCCACAGCCATTTCCTCCTCCCACTTTCTCTTCAGCTGCACTTACATCCCACGCATATACATTCCATCAACCCAgcatcccttcctcctcttcagctCCTATCTCTGCTGCTCCTTCCCTCCCGGCCATCccagctgctcctccacccGCACCAACCACGGCAGCCGCTCAGACAGCACAAACAACAGCGGGCCCCAGCAGCTCCACGAGTTACACCCAAcctgttcctcctcttccttcttttcACCCTCCCTGTCTCCTCCCCTACCCCCCGGCTCCCCACGACCCGCACTCTAGCATTACCCGTACTACAGCACCTGCACCTCCTTATCCTACAGCCTTACACACGGCCAGCCTCGGCCTTTTCCTGGCTCCCACACCTCCATCCAGCAGCTACACCCTGGCCACCGCCCAGCCACCAGTGCGCCCCCTAGCATCCGCCCGGCCCTCCCCCGTGTCTCCCACCCTCAGGCAGCAGATCCTAACCGGTAATTACATTGATCTCGCTCAACTCATTCACCCTACATCAATTACTCCCCACATCCCCAGGGAACTGCTCACCTCATTCGGCCCCTTGGAACTTAAACAGCCACTTCCTGCTCGCTCCAAGGACCTCACAGTCGCCGAGTTCGCTTTCGCATTCTCATTGTATAGAGACATAATTTGTTCAGCCTTCCCCGACCGCAGGTCCGAGCTCGATGATTACTTGTCATTAATTCTCGACCTGGCCTTGCGTTTCGGCGGCAACGGTTTCTATACCTACCATATCCTCTTCGCCTCCCAAGCCGCCGGTCGCCTCCAACAGTTCAACCAGGGCACGTACTGGGGAACATTGGACCACGAGCTATACTGCCAAGTTTTCGCAGTTTGCGCTTCTCTACACTGCGAAACGTGCGGCGCCCCTTCCCATCCCGCCGCAGCATGCACCCTCTCCGCCCCCCTGCCCCGCGCCTCGGTAACAGACAAGCAAAGCCCAGCCACGCCACACTACTTGCCATCAGTGGCTCCCCCACCATCCATCACCCCCAAACCTGCCTTAGATCACCCGTCCATCCTCGGCCCCCTCCCCAAAGGCACGGACAGGAGAGGGAGACCTGTCCTCTACCAGGGAGGACGGATGATCTGCAATAACTTCAACGACCTCAGTTGCCGCTCCTCCAGCTGCAAATTCCTCCACACTTGTTCATTCTGCGGGGGAGCCCACGCCAGAGCCACATGCCCACACAACCCGACAAAGCAACAGCTGTGTAAGCATCTCAATACCCCCGTTAACATCAACGCCCTAGCCACCGCCCTACAAAACCATCCAGACACCCAGTTCGTCAACTTCCTCATTCAGGGCTTCACTTACGGTTTCCATCCGGGTCTGCAGGCCATGCCTGAGTCCACTCACATATGCAACAACTTGCAATCAGCCCTGTCTGAACCCACCACAGTTGACAGACTACTGCAAAAAGAAGTTGATGACGCCTTCATGATTGGCCCTTTCTCCAGCCCCCCTTTCCCGTCTTTCAGAGTCAGCCCAATCGGAGTGGCAACCAGGAAGTACTCTGGGAAAAAGAGGCTCATCATCGACCTCTCGTCCCCCCACGGTTCCACTGTTCCAAGCATTAACAGCCTGATTCCCAGCCTGGACTTTTCCATGCAATACGCCACCATAGACCACGCCATTTCCCTCATCCGACTCGCGGGCCAGGGAGCATGGTTGTCCAAGGCGGACATCACAAGCGCTTTCAAAGTCCTCCCCATCCACCCCGACTACTGGCACCTCTTCGGGGTCTCCTGGAAGGGCGCATACTATTTTGCCGTGCGTCTAACCTTCGGCTGCAAGAGCAGCCCAAAAATTTTCGACTCATTGTCCGAAGCCCTCTGCTGGATTCTTTCCAACAATTATAAACTCCCATACGTCATCCACCTACTCGACGACTTCCTCACGGTCACGCCACCGTCGTCGCCCCCGTCATACGGTCTCACCACAATGATTTCCGCATTCACTGATCTCGGCGTTCCCCTGtctccagagaaaacagaaggccCAAGCACATCCTTGGAATTCCTCGGCATCACCCTCAACTCCATTACACTCCAAGCATCTCTGCCTACTGAGAAACTCCACCGCATTTCTCTACTCATTCAAAACTTTCTCATGGCCAACACATGCACCAAACGTCAATTACTCTCTCTGCTGGGCCATTTCAACTACGCCACCCGCATCATCCCTCAGGGCCGATCTTTCTTGTCACACCTTCTCTCCATAGCCACCGCCGTCCCATCCATCCACGACCACGTCCAACTGGACAGCGCGTGCAAGATGGAACTAAAAATGTGGCACCAGTTCCTCTCTTCCTGGAACGGCATCTCCTTCTTTTACGACGTCCACGTTACAGACGCCAATGACATCCAGCTATACACCGACGCCGCCCCTTCAGTCGGCTTCGGTGGTTACTACGGCGGCAGATGGTTCTCCGCCGAATGGCCACCCGACTTCTCTTCCCTGGCCCCTTCCTCCACCATTTCGGAAATGTACCCGATTGTCATCGCTGCCATTCTTTGGGGGCATGAATGGTCCAAAAAGACCATCGCCATCCACTCTGACAACAGCGCCGTCGTCGACATCCTCAACAAAGGCCGGTCACACAATCTGGACATCATGCAGTTCGTGCGCAAGCTCACATTGGTTTCAGCCCAGCACCAGTTCATCATCCGTGCACTCCACATTCCAGGCCACAAAAACGCAATCGCCGATTCACTCTCCCGTTTCATGTTTCAGAAATTCAGACAACTAGCTCCAGCCTCCAACCCTCTTCCAACTCCAGTCCCACCGTTTTCAGCCACAATCTACAACTGA